The following are encoded in a window of Panicum virgatum strain AP13 chromosome 5N, P.virgatum_v5, whole genome shotgun sequence genomic DNA:
- the LOC120674696 gene encoding uncharacterized protein LOC120674696 translates to MLLFLVALFRAWGIELSLDDCPEGAHLVHTHLRIANSLYYPAPPRPSAPARPIAAVRCRRHHAWSLPCPRRRRLTDASRPPPTSPPGTSSSCRCPGTPSFYKGPAMFQFRHEKGDKKGARDAAHSHYGGPLQKIWDLNNEIASSEVKIASKM, encoded by the exons atgctcctcttcctcgtggcgctcttTCGAGCCTGGGGCATCGAGCTGTCCCTCGAcgactgccccgagggcgcccaCCTCGT CCACACTCATCTGCGCATCGCTAATTCGCTATActaccctgcgccgccgcgcccgtcggCTCCTGCCCGCCCCATTGCCGCCGTCCGGTGCCGACGACACCATGCCTGGAGCTTGCCctgcccccgccggcgccgactCACGGACGCCTCCCGACCAccgccgacgtcgccgccggggaCATCATCGTCGTGCCGCTGCCCG GGGACTCCCAGCTTTTACAAGGGCCCGGCCATGTTTCAGTTCAGACATGAAAAaggggacaagaaaggggcgaGAGATGCAGCACATTCACATTATGGA GGGCCTCTTCAGAAGATCTGGGACCTGAACAATGAGATAGCCTCCTCAGAAGTCAAGATAGCATCCAAGATGTAG
- the LOC120675497 gene encoding uncharacterized protein LOC120675497, which produces MLKKPCPYHKGPVNHTLEQCEMLKKYYNRVAHRDEDKKKDAGDKGGDDEFPPVENAFFIFGGTTTNMTSRQRKRERREVFSVTKATPSYLDWSKDTIAFGREDHPDYVPHPGRYPLVVDPIIGNTRFSKVLMDGGSSLNIMYAPTLELMGIGLDKLRPSKSPFHGVAPGKRVQPLGQIDLSVCFGTAANFRKEVLTFEVVGFRGSYHAILGRPCYAKFMAVPNYTYLKLKMPGPKGVITIGSSFEHAYECDVECVERAEAQAEDEALAATLDKMASEALDSTHRHAGSFEPAEGIKKVPLDPSHSDDKVLQISATLDDK; this is translated from the coding sequence atgcttaagaagccgtgtccttaccacaagggcccggtcaaccataccctcgagcagtgcgagatgctcaagaaatactacaaccgcgtcgcgcatcgcgacgaggacaagaagaaggatgctggcgacaaaggtggagatgacgagttccccccagtggagaacgccttcttcatctttggaggaacaacgacgaatatgacttctcggcagcgcaagcgtgagcgccgcgaagtcttttccgttaccaaagccacgccatcctacctcgactggtcgaaggataccatcgcctttggccgcgaggaccaccccgactacgtcccgcatccgggacggtatccgctcgttgtcgatcccatcatcggcaacactcgcttctccaaggtgctcatggacggaggcagcagcctcaacatcatgtacgcccctaccttggagctcatggggatcggactggacaagcttcgccccagcaagtcgccattccatggcgttgcgccggggaagcgagtccaacccctcggccagatcgatctgtctgtatgcttcggcacagccgccaacttccgcaaggaggttcttactttcgaggtggtgggatttcgagggtcctatcatgccatccttggtcgtccttgctacgccaagtttatggctgtccccaactacacctacctcaagctcaaaatgccgggtccgaagggcgtcatcaccatcggctcttcgttcgagcacgcctacgagtgcgacgtcgagtgcgttgagcgtgcggaagctcaagcggaggacgaggccctcgcagccaccctcgacaaaatggcgagcgaggccttagactccacgcaccgacacgccgggagcttcgagcccgccgagggtatcaagaaagtacccctcgacccaagccactccgacgacaaggtgttgcagatcagcgccaccctcgacgacaaatag